DNA from Salvia splendens isolate huo1 unplaced genomic scaffold, SspV2 ctg198, whole genome shotgun sequence:
GAATGCACCATCAATAAAAACTGATAAATTCCACATTTCCTTGTAATGAACCTCCACAAAATTTCAACAAGTCGTTTTCTGCATATTTTGTTTTGACTAGAAATTGAATTCTGAAATTATGTGTGGTCGACCCATAACCTCGTCCTGTCCCTATCAATCCCCATATCTATGTCAATAAGTAGTAATAACATTTCTcaaacaaaacacaattcaATGCACAAAAAGACACACTTCACGAAGCTTGCAAATTACACCCTAAAATACATCTTAGAATGCAAAATCAAACCTCAATCAATAAGGTTGCAATCATATTAATCCTTAAATAAAGAGCAAGTGAGATAACTTACACACATTTAGGGCACTGAATGAGGCCATTCTCATTACACTTGCCACACTTAACACTCTTCCTCCCATCCTCCCCCACAACCCTACAACTCCCACTACACTCCACACACATCACAAACCTCACCCCTCCGCACCGCCAGCACCCGTCCGCGGCCGCCTCCGGGATCCCCTCGAGCAAAATCCCCAATTTGCCCTCCTCATCCAACCTCACCATCTCCTCCGCCCCGCCAATCAACCTCCCCTTCACAAACACCAACGGCACCCTCACCTCCTGGCTCCCCATCAGCACCTTCAGCTCCTCCTTAAACGCCGAGTGCATCGACACATCCCGCTCGATAACCTCCACATTCCGCGACTCGATCGTGGCTCTCGCCACATTGCACTCCTCGAAAGTCTTCCTGATCCCCCTCAGCGTGGTTGTGTAGATCACCACCGCATTCTCTCCCCCGGGAGGGCATTTCTTCGTGTAAGATTCAAGCAATGCATTCGAATTTCCCGATGTGCCCTTGCTCTTGTTCTTAatcatctcttcttcctcctccgaCACCTCTCTCTCTAGAGAAGCCACGAGCTCGGGATCGAACAGCGGCCCTAGGCTTCTCCTCCTCGACGATGCAACGACACCTGAATCGAATCGCGTGCTATCGGATTTCTTGATCGAAGCCCACAGTTTCGGAGAGGGCTTCTTCACACTGTGATTATTATTAGCATTGCTCTCCTTCAAAATCGGTTTGGGGCTATTCTCTGTTGACCTAATTCCCCTATTCTCCTTCCCCGCGGCCTTCTTCGCCTTCCTCGGAGAAGCCAGGAACTTCATAGGGCTCATTGAATCCCTGAAAAGCTTCGATTTGGGGCTTTTTTTTGATTGGACGGCGATGGCAATTTCCTCCTCCAAACCCTCCATGAGCTCCCACGAGTTGATTATCTCCGCCGGCTCTTCCCGGAGCGGCGACGACGAAGATTTCCTCGCTGCTTCTTCCACCTCGCATTCTGGAATCGGATTTTGAACCTTTGCTTTGTCTAGGGAGAGAGCGCCGTAGGTGGTTGAAGTGAGGGAGACGACGTGGTGGGCGTAATCGGCATTTCTGAGTGATTTTCTTTTCTCCTGAATTTCTTTAGCTACC
Protein-coding regions in this window:
- the LOC121789284 gene encoding uncharacterized protein At3g28850-like, producing MGCVSSKLVAKEIQEKRKSLRNADYAHHVVSLTSTTYGALSLDKAKVQNPIPECEVEEAARKSSSSPLREEPAEIINSWELMEGLEEEIAIAVQSKKSPKSKLFRDSMSPMKFLASPRKAKKAAGKENRGIRSTENSPKPILKESNANNNHSVKKPSPKLWASIKKSDSTRFDSGVVASSRRRSLGPLFDPELVASLEREVSEEEEEMIKNKSKGTSGNSNALLESYTKKCPPGGENAVVIYTTTLRGIRKTFEECNVARATIESRNVEVIERDVSMHSAFKEELKVLMGSQEVRVPLVFVKGRLIGGAEEMVRLDEEGKLGILLEGIPEAAADGCWRCGGVRFVMCVECSGSCRVVGEDGRKSVKCGKCNENGLIQCPKCV